From one Luteolibacter sp. SL250 genomic stretch:
- a CDS encoding peptidoglycan-binding domain-containing protein, translating to MKTISTIALSALLIGSAGIAEAGPLDFLFKKHDDRHDHRHDHRHDNRHDHRDDRFDRDRGRPRMSTEARAQLRLRELGYYRGPIDGSFGRGSQAALARFQRDSRLRPTGWLDERTRRALRL from the coding sequence ATGAAAACCATATCGACCATCGCATTGAGCGCTCTTCTCATCGGTTCGGCAGGCATCGCCGAAGCAGGCCCGCTGGACTTCCTTTTCAAGAAGCACGACGACCGGCATGACCATCGCCACGACCACCGGCATGACAACCGTCACGATCATCGGGATGACCGCTTTGACCGTGACCGCGGCCGCCCACGGATGAGCACGGAGGCCCGTGCTCAGCTCCGCCTCCGCGAGCTCGGCTACTACAGGGGCCCCATCGACGGTTCCTTCGGCCGTGGTTCGCAGGCCGCGCTCGCCCGCTTCCAGCGTGACAGCCGCCTGCGGCCGACCGGCTGGCTCGACGAACGCACCCGCCGCGCGCTCCGTCTCTGA